The Halostagnicola larsenii XH-48 DNA segment TGTTGAGCCAATCCGTGAAAGTTCCTCGTGGGACGAGAACCCACCGAATCGGATTCATCGTGTAGTCCGACGACTCGTTCGACGCGCACAGGAGCACGTGCCGATTGAGACGGTGCTGTGCGACCGGGAGTTTGACTCGAAAGCGGTGTATCAGACGCTCTCGAACCTCGACGTGAACTACCTCATCCCGAAGCGGATTCACAGCGCCGAGCGCGAGGCTATCGAGACGATGGACGAAGATGGACAGGAGGTCGCCGTTGAATCGGCGACCGTCCATGTCGATCGCGGGTCGCACGCGATGCAGTTTCTGTACGTTCCCTCAACGAAAGGAGAGGGCACAGCGGTCTTTGCGACGAACCACTCAGTCGGGACAGACGAGGCTGAGACGTTCACCCGTCGGTACAGCCGCCGCTGGCAGATCGAGAACGAGTATAAGAGTATCAAGAACGACTTCCTCGCAAAAACCTCTTCGAAGGATTACCGCGTCCGGCTGTTCTACTTCGTGTTCGCGGTGCTGCTGCACAATATCTGGCGGCTCACTGATTTCCTGTTGAAGCTGGTGTCAACGGTGAGATGGATTACGCGCCAGTTCTGACCGCTGGCGAGTGTGTCGAGTTGGTTTGTTCAGCACTGATTCCGCCGGATTAACGCTTAACGCCGACTCGGGCCGCCCATCGTGAGTGGCGACGCTCTACAAAACCTCGAATTTTGAGCTGTTTTCGCTTACTTGCCGAGATTCACCCGAGAGAGATAGCTGAGTCCTCGCCAATGTGGTTCATTCGAGCCACGATTAACCTGGAAAACACCCGAATATAGCCCATCCTCCGAGACCCTGACTCCCAATGATAGCTATTCTATATCGCGATATGCAATTTATATTCTGCCGGTCCGGAAGTAGAACGCTTCTATCCCCAGATATACTGTAGTAGCGCCCTTTTGTGATCCACTTCGTTAAACACCAGTTTAACCAAGTGAATTTATATGGGTCGACACTGTACCCCACAAGTGAATGTCTGGATCCACTGATCGACGGGCTGATCGCGGGGGGAAGAGCGTCGAGGAGGCGGTTTCGCGCTATCTCGGCTCGCTGGACTCGGGCGGCTCCCGGTCGACAATGCGATCGCCGCTGAACGAGTTCGCTACGTTCTGTGACGGCGAAGGTGTACAACGAGTCGATGCACTCGAGACGAACACGCTTCGCGAGTACGGGATGTACCTTCGCGAGCGTACCATCGAGCAGGAGCTGGCAGCGTCGACGGCGAATACGTACTTCAACTACGTGCGCGCGTTTCTCTCGTTCTGCGTCCGTGACGAACTACTAGACACCAACCCGGCGAATACACAGCGAGCAGAAGAGTTCCTCCCTGAGGACAAAGGCGATCGTAACCGCCAGTTCTGGGACCCTGAACACCGCCAGCAGCTCATCAACTACGTCACCGAACGCGTGGATATGTCCCTCGAGGATTCGATCGATGTCTCTCGCGAGATTGCTTATCGCGACCGGGCGATCGTGGTTTTGCTCGCCGACGCCGGCGTTCGTGGCGCTGAGCTGTTCCGGGATCCGCGCGACGATGCCCGCAACGGCGTGACCTGGGGCGATATCGATCTCGAGAACCACTCTCTCGAGGTGTTCGGGAAATCTCGCCAGTACGAACGCGTTGGTCTTCCGTCAGCCGCTCGAGAAGCGCTCGATCGGTATCGGCGCGTTGTTGAGCCGCCGACTGATGCGTGGCCGATCTTTCCGACTGGGCATGCTCCCTCGAAGTATGCTGCATACCGTGAGGTGACTGGGGAAGATCCGAATGAGGATATGGCTATCGACGATGCGCTCCGAAGTGAGGAAATCCCACCGCCGTCACTCACGAAAGCTGGCGGCCGGTCAGTGATGAAACGGCTTACGAAGGAGGCTGGTATCGACCTCGAGGATGGCGAGTATCTGAAACCCCATGGCGCGAGGCGGGCGCTTGGGGCTGAGCTTTATGAAAAAGGCCACTCCGAACTTGCCCAATCGGCACTTCGGCACAAATCGATCGAGACAACCCACGAGTCGTACTCCGATATCCAGGCTAAAGACGTTGCACAGGGGATTGATGAGGTACGAGAGTAGGAGTACTGCAATATTTGGACACTAAGGACTTGATCAACTGCTATGTTTCTCCATAGATTAAACGAGAAAAACAGTCTCTGTGATCCTTCCTTTTTATCGATGGCTACAGGGTTCTGATCGTCCTTATTAACTCCTTATTGAGTAGTCAATTCAATTATTCCGAGTAAAAACATTTCTCGAACCATATTTACTATAAGTTACAATAGTCTTATTATGCATGGTGTAATTCCATATAATGGAGCGGATTGTTGGACAGAAAGGTGTTACTGTTTCCCGCTCCCACCCTTCCCCTTCCGATCGGGTACAGACGCCCGTATATGTATCCATGTTTCCACGGATGTACGTCGCCCCTCCCTCACAATTTCCTCGAGCAAGGGGTCAACTCGCGCCCGAGGCGTGTCGGGGCACCGCTATTTCTGCCGATAGCAGCATCATGATCCAGGGGCAATGTGACAAACGTATCACAAAAATGTACTGATCAGGTCAAATTGACAGCATCATACTTGTTGGCTAGATACTGGCGGATTTGATTGACTTCGCTCTCGGATAGTTCCCTGTCGTACAGGAGAACTTTCGCCACATTTCCTTCGATGAAGTCGAGACCTCGCTAGTAGGCACCGAGCGTTAGATCAGTGGGGTACTCATCTTCTGATATCCGGAAATATAGATGCGGAGTGATTATTTTCCCGTGGTGAACTGTTCGAATGGGGTCTGGGGCGTGTGAAATATGCCCGTGTTCACGTCCCTGCAACCTGCCGGCGATCACCGCGTCTGGACTACTGACGACTGGTTCGCCCGACCCCGATCGTTCGCTGGAGACGTGTTCGGAGTTCGTCTGTTCAGAGATGGGTGTGCGTAAGGGGCAGTGGTTTGGGCCGATCCCCTAGGGGTACCGCCCGAGGTTGGCCTG contains these protein-coding regions:
- a CDS encoding tyrosine-type recombinase/integrase — its product is MSGSTDRRADRGGKSVEEAVSRYLGSLDSGGSRSTMRSPLNEFATFCDGEGVQRVDALETNTLREYGMYLRERTIEQELAASTANTYFNYVRAFLSFCVRDELLDTNPANTQRAEEFLPEDKGDRNRQFWDPEHRQQLINYVTERVDMSLEDSIDVSREIAYRDRAIVVLLADAGVRGAELFRDPRDDARNGVTWGDIDLENHSLEVFGKSRQYERVGLPSAAREALDRYRRVVEPPTDAWPIFPTGHAPSKYAAYREVTGEDPNEDMAIDDALRSEEIPPPSLTKAGGRSVMKRLTKEAGIDLEDGEYLKPHGARRALGAELYEKGHSELAQSALRHKSIETTHESYSDIQAKDVAQGIDEVRE